In one window of Henckelia pumila isolate YLH828 chromosome 1, ASM3356847v2, whole genome shotgun sequence DNA:
- the LOC140876320 gene encoding uncharacterized protein, with the protein MLRKDSTKDRAITGSQELPRRRKSPGPFDLTRRSGPPPKKSDAHDKKIGGKRKNVVAGPNVDARDREVDDMRNAKRKRDEERVVHLDALKGRHLFVEGVNQKNNAGSFWDLKDLEIGWRTEADLIGDHDRLHLLPQPTEVLTRTLASSAFQVSMMMSM; encoded by the exons ATGCTAAGAAAAGACTCAACAAAGGATCGAGCTATCACTGGTTCTCAAGAACTTCCTCGGAGGAGGAAGTCTCCCGGGCCATTCGATCTTACTCGTCGCTCTGGCCCTCCGCCTAAAAAATCTGACGCGCATGATAAAaagattggtggcaaaaggaaAAATGTTGTAGCCGGACCCAATGTCGATGCACGTGATAGGGAGGTTGATGATATGAGAAATGCAAAGAGAAAACGTGATGAAGAACGAGTAGTCCATCTTGATGCTCTCAAAGGTCGCCACTTATTCGTGGAAGGAGTGAATCAGAAAAATAATGCTGGatctttttgggatttgaaaGATCTAGAGATTGGTTGGAGAACGGAAGCGGACCTGATTGGAGATCATGATAGGTTGCATCTACTGCCTCAACCTACCGAAGTGTTGACTCGGACTCTTGCTTCGTCCGCCTTCCAG gtgagtatgatgatgtctatgtag